The following is a genomic window from Spirochaetota bacterium.
GGGATACGGGCAGGATCGGGCAGGGATTCGATATCAACCCCATCCGGGACGACATTGAGCGCGCCGACGCCCGCTCGCTCCCCGTTGCGGACGGGAGGGCGGATTTCGTGTTCGTGGACCCCCCTTACGGCGATAATATCGAGTATTCGGACTGCCCGGAATGTATAGGGCGCTTAAGCGCGACTTCCGGGGACTATTTCGATGCCATGGAAATGGTCATCCACGAGATGTGGCGTGTGCTGCGTCCGGACAGGTTCATGGCGCTTTATGTGTGCGATTACTTCAATAAAAAGCACGGTTTTGTTCCGATAGGCTTTCACTTGTTCGAGATGATGTCCCGCTTATTCGTTCCCGTTGATATCGTCTCCGTGATGCGTCACAACAAATCCCTGAAAATGGGTAACTTCCACAAGGCCGCCGAGGAAGGGAATTTCTACTTGCGGGGCTTTAATTACCTGTTTATCATGAGGAAGGAGAAACAGCGGAATGCTTCAGCCGGACACCAGCCCCAAAGGAAGAATCATCGTAATAGATGACGAGCCGAGCGTCCGAAAGCTTATAAAGCGACTCCTCGAGCGTAAAGGTTACAGCATCGACACCGCAAAGTCGGGCGAAGAAGGGATCGCAAAAATCCTGGAGACCGAATACGATATCGTCATCACGGACATGCTGTTGCCCGGGATGGACGGGATGGCGGTCCTCGAGACGATCAAGGAACACAGCAGCAGCATAGACGTCGTTCTCATTACCGGTTTCGGGTCGATCGAATCCGCGGTTTCCTTCATGAAGGCCGGCGCCCTTGATTATATCACGAAACCCATCAACAGCGACCACCTGGAGATCGTCATTCAAAAGGCGATAGAGCGGAAGGAGCTCATCAAAGCCGCAAGGGAGCGCGATCTTTATTTCAAGATGTCCCTCACCGACAGCCTCACGGGACTATTCAACCACAAGTATTTCCAGGAACAGGTCCAGCGCATGGTCCTGCACGCGAGGAGAAAAACCCAC
Proteins encoded in this region:
- a CDS encoding DNA methylase codes for the protein MPKPPLRIQTTTFWDYPSQNYGKGTQGSQDYIGATPSYIIWNLLKRYTREGNLVIDPMCGSGTTLDVCGDTGRIGQGFDINPIRDDIERADARSLPVADGRADFVFVDPPYGDNIEYSDCPECIGRLSATSGDYFDAMEMVIHEMWRVLRPDRFMALYVCDYFNKKHGFVPIGFHLFEMMSRLFVPVDIVSVMRHNKSLKMGNFHKAAEEGNFYLRGFNYLFIMRKEKQRNASAGHQPQRKNHRNR
- a CDS encoding diguanylate cyclase, whose product is MLQPDTSPKGRIIVIDDEPSVRKLIKRLLERKGYSIDTAKSGEEGIAKILETEYDIVITDMLLPGMDGMAVLETIKEHSSSIDVVLITGFGSIESAVSFMKAGALDYITKPINSDHLEIVIQKAIERKELIKAARERDLYFKMSLTDSLTGLFNHKYFQEQVQRMVLHARRKTHNLSIILIDIDDFKLVNDNFGHQTGDLVLQVISSSILKACRSHDTVARYGGEEFGVILPETDADKAVAVAKRIQETIFAHHFKNVTYPVTVSIGVAVYPANGHEAADLIHNADVALYVSKRAGKNRYTLYGEDAQKKC